Proteins encoded by one window of Microcoleus sp. FACHB-68:
- a CDS encoding 2Fe-2S iron-sulfur cluster-binding protein, translating into MAKSGKELACDSSELILDVAEREGIELPSSCRSGSCGTCKQILLEGEVKYDANPEALDDSERTQGVILACSAHPVGRVVIDA; encoded by the coding sequence TTGGCGAAATCTGGCAAAGAACTCGCCTGTGACAGTTCCGAATTGATTTTAGATGTCGCAGAACGAGAAGGCATCGAACTTCCCAGCAGTTGCCGGTCGGGAAGTTGCGGCACCTGCAAGCAAATTCTTTTAGAAGGAGAAGTGAAATATGACGCAAATCCCGAAGCCCTTGACGACAGTGAGCGCACTCAAGGCGTGATTTTAGCCTGTAGCGCTCACCCTGTTGGACGAGTCGTCATTGATGCTTAA